The genome window CGAGGTGTTCGGCACCCTCGGCCCCAGCGACCCGGCCTTCTGCGAGACCACGCCCTACGCGCCCAACAGCCCATACTCCGCGTCGAAGGCCTCCAGCGACTTCCTGGTGCGCGCCTACTACCACACCTACGGCATGCCGGTGGTGACCACCAACTGCTCCAACAACTACGGCCCCTTCCAGTTCCCCGAGAAGCTGATCCCTCTGGTCACGCTCAACGCCCTGGAGGCCAAGCCGCTGCCCATCTACGGCGACGGCAAGCAGATCCGCGACTGGCTCTTCGTGGAGGACCATTGCACCGGCATCCTGGCCGCCTTGGAAAAGGGAGCCCTCGGCGAGACCTACTGCATCGGCGGGCGCAGCGAGATGGAGAACATCCAGATCGTGAAGCGCATCTGCGCCCTGCTCGACGAGCTGGCCCCGGTCTCCGGCAACGAGGCGGCCCAAAAGGCCGGCATCGCCAAGTACGAGGACCTGATCACCTACGTGAAGGACCGTCCCGGCCACGACCGCCGCTACGCCATCAACTGCGAGCGCAGCGAGAAGGAGTGCGGCTGGGTTCCGGCCGAGACCTTCGAGAGCGGCATCCGCAAGACGGTGCAGTGGTACCTGGACAACCAGGACTGGTGCCGCGACATCGCCGAGAAGAAGTACGCCCGCGAACGCCTCGGCAACAGCTGACTTTGGAGTGACCGCTAAAGGCGCCAAACAACGCTAAAATGGCTGACCTGATTCAGAAGGACGAATGCTATCGCGTGGTCGGCGCGCGCTTCGAGGTCTACAGAAACAGTCGAAGCATATCCAAGACTCCGCGTTCTCCGCGTCCTCTGCGGTTCATCCCTCATCCACGCTTCAAAAGGCTGTAGCGACCTTCGCGGTTAAAACTCCTCAACCAAATTTCCTCCTAACACTATGTCCACCAAGCCAAGAAAAGGGATCGTCCTCGCGGGCGGTTCGGGAACCCGCCTCTATCCGTGCACCATCGCCGTGTCCAAGCAGCTGATGCCGATCTACGACAAGCCGATGATCTACTATCCGGTCTCGCTGCTGATGCTGGCGGGCATAAAGGACATCCTGATCATCTCCACGCCCCAGGACACGCCGCTTTTCGAGCGCCTGCTCGGCGACGGCTCCGCCTTCGGGGTCAACTTCAGCTACGAGGTGCAGCCCAGCCCCGACGGGCTGGCCCAGGCCTTCCTGATCGGCGAGGAGTTCCTCGACGGCGCCCCGGCCGCCCTGGTCCTGGGCGACAACCTCTTCTTCGGCCACGAGCTGGTGCGCACCCTCAGAAACGCCGACGCCCGAACCGACGGGTCCACCATCTTCGGATACAACGTGGCCAACCCGACCGCCTACGGCGTGGTGGAGTTCGCCCCGGACGGCAAGGTGCTCTCCATTGAGGAGAAGCCGGCCCAGCCCAAGTCCAACTACGCGGTGCCGGGCCTCTACTTCTACGACGAGAAGGTGGTGGAGTACGCCAAGCAGGTGAAGCCCTCGGCGCGCGGCGAGCTTGAGATCACCGACCTCAACCGCATCTACCTGGAGAAGGGCGCCTTGAACGTGGAGCTCTTGGGCCGCGGCACGGCCTGGCTGGACACGGGCACGCACAAGAACCTGATGGAGGCGGGCCAGTTCGTGCAGGTGATCGAGGAGCGCCAGGGGCTCAAGATGGCCTGTCTGGAAGGCATCGGCTACGAGAAGGGCTGGCTGACCCGCGGGCAGCTCGAAGAGCGCATCGAGTTCCTGGGCAAGACCAGCTACGCAACCTACCTCAGGCAGCTGCTGAGAGATTAAAAGAGAACGGCAGCGGCCGATGCCGCAGGTTGGGGCGACACCTCAACTTGCTCGCTTCATAGCGGGGGAACCATCTTGGTCCCGCATCTACTCGATTTTGGGACCTTAATCCGTCTTCGCTGCAAAAGCTACGCCGAGACAATTGGTCCACTACATTGTCCAAGTTATGAGAAACGGTCAGGTTGGCTTCCGTCTTCGTTTCACTCCGCCGTGACAAGTCCGTCTACACTC of Pelagicoccus enzymogenes contains these proteins:
- the rfbB gene encoding dTDP-glucose 4,6-dehydratase codes for the protein MNSILVTGGCGFIGSNFIRVLLRDDAKLLKERGFDRVVNVDSLTYAGNPANLSDFESSDAYVFSHSSILDQDTTASLIKEHGVSAVVHFAAESHVDRSIDTPEPFVETNVTGTLRMLEAARHHWAKLEGEAKEAFRFLHVSTDEVFGTLGPSDPAFCETTPYAPNSPYSASKASSDFLVRAYYHTYGMPVVTTNCSNNYGPFQFPEKLIPLVTLNALEAKPLPIYGDGKQIRDWLFVEDHCTGILAALEKGALGETYCIGGRSEMENIQIVKRICALLDELAPVSGNEAAQKAGIAKYEDLITYVKDRPGHDRRYAINCERSEKECGWVPAETFESGIRKTVQWYLDNQDWCRDIAEKKYARERLGNS
- the rfbA gene encoding glucose-1-phosphate thymidylyltransferase RfbA, which gives rise to MSTKPRKGIVLAGGSGTRLYPCTIAVSKQLMPIYDKPMIYYPVSLLMLAGIKDILIISTPQDTPLFERLLGDGSAFGVNFSYEVQPSPDGLAQAFLIGEEFLDGAPAALVLGDNLFFGHELVRTLRNADARTDGSTIFGYNVANPTAYGVVEFAPDGKVLSIEEKPAQPKSNYAVPGLYFYDEKVVEYAKQVKPSARGELEITDLNRIYLEKGALNVELLGRGTAWLDTGTHKNLMEAGQFVQVIEERQGLKMACLEGIGYEKGWLTRGQLEERIEFLGKTSYATYLRQLLRD